A stretch of Desulfobaculum bizertense DSM 18034 DNA encodes these proteins:
- a CDS encoding motility protein A, with amino-acid sequence MDLATLIGIVLSFGLVAAAIVTGGSPLIFISIPSMLIVLGGTIGATMVNYPLANILGLMGVIKKTFFSTLESPAEIIEKFMDYANRARREGILSLEPLLREIEDPFLRKGLQLTVDGLEPQTIEEIMETEISYLESRHEVGSEICSVLGAFAPAMGMIGTVIGLVQMLQTMSDPSTIGPAMAVALLTTFYGAVLANLVFIPMAGKLKTRSKEEVLRKEMILNGILSISKGENPRIIEEKLNSFLPPRERRQAE; translated from the coding sequence ATGGATTTAGCGACGCTTATAGGTATCGTGCTCTCCTTCGGTCTGGTCGCGGCGGCCATTGTGACCGGTGGTAGCCCTCTTATCTTTATCTCCATTCCATCAATGCTCATTGTTCTGGGCGGAACGATTGGAGCAACAATGGTCAACTACCCTCTGGCCAATATTCTTGGTCTGATGGGGGTTATCAAAAAGACCTTTTTCTCCACTCTCGAAAGCCCGGCAGAGATCATTGAAAAATTCATGGACTACGCCAACCGCGCTCGCCGCGAGGGTATTCTCTCTCTGGAGCCTCTGCTCCGGGAAATTGAAGACCCATTCTTGCGCAAGGGGCTTCAGCTCACCGTTGATGGACTGGAGCCTCAGACCATTGAAGAAATCATGGAAACCGAAATTTCCTACCTGGAAAGCCGCCACGAAGTCGGATCAGAAATCTGCTCCGTGCTTGGCGCCTTTGCCCCGGCAATGGGAATGATCGGTACCGTTATCGGCCTGGTGCAGATGCTCCAGACCATGAGTGACCCCAGCACCATTGGCCCGGCCATGGCGGTTGCCCTGCTCACCACCTTTTACGGTGCTGTTCTGGCAAACCTCGTGTTTATTCCAATGGCTGGCAAACTCAAAACCCGCAGCAAAGAAGAAGTGTTGCGCAAAGAAATGATTCTGAACGGGATTCTCTCCATCTCCAAAGGCGAAAACCCCCGAATCATCGAAGAAAAGCTGAACAGTTTCCTGCCCCCGCGTGAACGCAGACAGGCAGAGTAG
- a CDS encoding OmpA/MotB family protein encodes MARSKKQEEKKNSGAPAWMVTYSDLMTLMLTFFVLLVSMSVMDERRKLIVIGSIVGTFGQGQRSYEVLSQRDKHSAVEPGPIEAETNDLEPLKEMVWDDANEDLSFKSNEFVQVLSIADDVLFERGKTTLKPRGQKILEEALPVLLAVRYPILLAGHTSSLRDEEGAQYHVEDRNKPMDSSWQLSFTRVMILYRFLLDAGMDPNMLRVEAFGRFRPRYNSLTPRNRRRNRRVDLILDKRNARWQEKLGTHRLGPNKDQYKYHDFIFKFEQRGKHS; translated from the coding sequence ATGGCACGAAGCAAGAAACAGGAAGAGAAAAAAAACTCTGGCGCTCCAGCATGGATGGTCACCTATTCTGACTTGATGACCCTCATGCTGACGTTCTTTGTTTTGCTCGTCAGCATGAGCGTTATGGATGAGCGCCGAAAACTCATCGTCATAGGCTCCATTGTTGGCACCTTTGGGCAGGGACAGCGCAGCTATGAAGTGCTCTCGCAGCGCGACAAGCACAGTGCTGTGGAACCCGGTCCCATTGAAGCCGAGACCAACGACCTTGAACCTCTCAAGGAAATGGTCTGGGACGATGCAAACGAAGACCTGAGCTTCAAGTCCAATGAGTTTGTTCAGGTCTTGTCCATTGCTGATGACGTGCTTTTTGAACGGGGCAAGACAACCCTCAAGCCCCGTGGTCAAAAAATTCTGGAAGAAGCACTGCCCGTGCTTTTAGCTGTGCGCTACCCAATCCTCCTCGCCGGGCACACCTCGTCCCTGCGCGATGAAGAAGGCGCACAGTATCACGTCGAAGACCGCAACAAGCCCATGGACAGCTCGTGGCAGCTTTCCTTTACCCGCGTTATGATACTGTACCGCTTTCTTTTGGACGCAGGCATGGACCCGAACATGCTTCGGGTCGAAGCCTTTGGACGTTTTCGCCCACGCTACAACAGCCTGACGCCCAGAAACCGCCGCCGGAACCGACGCGTTGACCTGATTTTGGACAAGCGCAATGCCCGCTGGCAGGAAAAGCTCGGCACGCATCGCCTTGGTCCCAACAAAGACCAGTACAAGTATCACGACTTTATCTTTAAATTCGAGCAGCGCGGGAAGCACAGTTAG